The Calditerrivibrio nitroreducens DSM 19672 genome window below encodes:
- a CDS encoding GspE/PulE family protein, giving the protein MDVRKKIRIGELLKEKNLITEAQLKVALNEQQTSGKKLGEVLEDLGYVTEKQLLQVISEQLGTKIIKASDVEINPDLKKLIPENIARKLKVVPIKIDDKRVFIATNDPANVNIYDELERMLRKEVYPFVVTKDDLLYLLEKVYGTEDRLYKTAEDVTKKLAATREETLENLAEDTPVINLVDGIIHKAVSDRASDIHIEPDEDKLRIRYRIDGVLIEVLGLNRNIHPAIVSRIKIMSGMNIAEKRIPQDGRFKVSSGGRDVDFRVSTLPTNFGEKVVLRILDRSKALLELHNIGMDPHSLSVYESIVAKPYGIILISGPTGSGKTTTLYATLNKLNTPDKNIVTVEDPIEYNFRLINQVQTDETAGLTFANALRSILRQDPDIIMVGEIRDKETAEIAIQASLTGHLVLSTIHTNDAVSSVVRLVDMGIENFLVATSLIGVVGQRLVRKICEHCKQEYIPEPEMLERLKIKDNGIKFYRGAGCPECKYTGYSGRIGIYEVLKIDGAIKQMITKGKSVEEIRSYALKNGFKSMFDGGFEIVKSGITTIEELLRVTVISGED; this is encoded by the coding sequence ATGGATGTAAGAAAGAAGATCAGAATTGGGGAGCTTTTAAAAGAAAAAAATCTTATCACCGAAGCGCAGCTGAAGGTTGCTTTGAATGAACAGCAAACGAGCGGTAAAAAATTGGGGGAGGTTTTAGAGGACTTAGGATATGTAACTGAAAAACAGTTATTACAGGTTATATCTGAGCAGCTTGGTACAAAGATCATAAAAGCATCTGATGTGGAGATTAATCCCGATCTAAAAAAGCTCATTCCTGAAAATATTGCAAGAAAATTGAAAGTTGTCCCAATTAAGATAGATGACAAAAGGGTATTCATAGCCACAAATGATCCGGCCAATGTCAACATTTATGATGAACTCGAACGGATGCTTAGAAAGGAGGTCTACCCGTTTGTTGTTACAAAGGATGACCTGCTTTATCTTCTGGAAAAGGTTTATGGGACGGAGGATCGCCTTTACAAAACCGCAGAAGATGTCACCAAAAAACTTGCCGCAACCCGTGAGGAAACCCTCGAAAACCTTGCGGAGGATACCCCAGTCATAAATCTTGTGGATGGTATAATTCACAAAGCTGTTTCTGATAGGGCAAGCGATATACATATAGAGCCGGATGAGGATAAACTGAGGATAAGATATAGGATAGATGGCGTATTAATAGAGGTTTTGGGGTTAAATAGAAATATTCATCCGGCAATCGTATCAAGAATCAAAATTATGTCCGGGATGAATATTGCTGAGAAAAGGATACCTCAGGATGGCAGATTTAAGGTTTCAAGCGGAGGAAGAGATGTGGATTTTAGGGTGTCCACATTACCTACAAATTTTGGGGAGAAGGTTGTTTTGAGAATTCTTGATAGGAGTAAGGCGTTACTTGAATTGCACAACATAGGGATGGATCCCCATAGTTTATCAGTGTATGAAAGTATCGTCGCGAAGCCTTACGGTATTATCCTGATATCAGGTCCCACTGGTAGCGGTAAAACTACAACCCTTTATGCCACATTAAACAAGCTTAATACTCCTGATAAGAATATTGTAACAGTTGAAGATCCTATAGAATACAATTTTAGATTGATAAATCAGGTGCAAACCGATGAAACAGCAGGTCTTACATTTGCCAATGCACTGAGATCGATTTTACGTCAGGATCCTGACATCATTATGGTGGGTGAGATAAGGGATAAGGAGACTGCTGAAATAGCTATCCAGGCTTCCCTTACAGGTCATCTTGTGCTATCCACTATTCATACGAATGACGCCGTAAGCTCTGTGGTGAGATTGGTGGATATGGGGATAGAAAACTTTCTGGTGGCCACATCCCTGATAGGTGTGGTGGGGCAGAGGCTCGTAAGGAAGATATGTGAACATTGCAAACAGGAGTACATCCCGGAGCCGGAAATGCTTGAAAGACTTAAGATAAAGGATAATGGGATAAAATTTTATCGGGGTGCAGGTTGTCCCGAATGTAAGTACACAGGTTATTCCGGAAGGATTGGTATATACGAGGTTTTAAAAATAGATGGGGCTATAAAGCAGATGATTACCAAAGGTAAAAGCGTGGAAGAAATAAGAAGCTATGCGTTGAAAAACGGCTTTAAAAGTATGTTTGATGGGGGCTTTGAGATAGTAAAATCAGGCATTACCACTATTGAAGAATTGCTTAGAGTCACTGTCATTTCTGGTGAAGATTAA
- a CDS encoding pilus assembly protein PilM, whose amino-acid sequence MIDVKVINTIAIAEDKINHAVFRREKGHLKLLNYSYFDFDFNDIDRFKLIAKDLKSFSDRDLFTNITFVARETIKEIFPIKGNPKDVKMDVIEHIKDAYMVELADFYFDYTISSVGDLMVCYAVLFPKKIGEVIFRELTKEGFKLITAETDCDSYKRGILKLRDENHFLLLHIRRMDSVFMIFKDGVMMLERQVINGFSDLVDGISLQMGITPENAEEYLVNKGLDKMKSSDDEYAIVASVVDRLSMQIQRTLDLYFQTYRGEPPSNIIITGLGVKIPDLDRYISELFALPTYKESFMKLMETEIDLDFRKLDYLDAMICLGLEE is encoded by the coding sequence ATGATAGATGTAAAGGTAATAAATACTATTGCCATTGCTGAGGATAAGATCAATCATGCCGTTTTCCGCAGGGAAAAGGGGCATCTGAAATTGCTAAATTATTCATATTTCGATTTTGATTTTAATGATATAGATAGGTTTAAATTGATAGCAAAGGATCTGAAAAGTTTTTCCGATAGGGATCTTTTTACAAATATCACTTTTGTGGCAAGGGAGACGATAAAAGAGATCTTCCCTATAAAAGGGAATCCGAAAGATGTTAAAATGGATGTGATTGAACATATCAAAGATGCATATATGGTGGAATTGGCAGATTTTTATTTTGATTATACCATTTCATCTGTGGGGGATTTAATGGTATGCTACGCTGTACTTTTCCCTAAAAAGATAGGTGAAGTAATCTTTAGAGAGCTCACAAAGGAGGGGTTTAAACTTATTACAGCGGAGACTGATTGTGATTCTTATAAGCGGGGAATCTTAAAATTAAGAGATGAGAATCACTTTTTATTGCTTCATATAAGAAGGATGGATAGTGTTTTTATGATATTCAAAGATGGTGTTATGATGCTGGAAAGGCAGGTGATAAATGGATTTTCTGATCTTGTGGACGGTATATCTTTGCAGATGGGGATTACACCGGAAAATGCAGAAGAATACCTTGTGAATAAAGGGCTTGATAAAATGAAAAGTAGTGATGACGAGTATGCTATCGTAGCATCTGTGGTAGATAGACTTTCTATGCAGATACAGAGAACTCTCGACCTTTATTTTCAAACGTATAGAGGTGAGCCGCCATCAAATATAATAATTACTGGACTGGGTGTTAAAATTCCCGATTTAGATAGGTATATTTCAGAACTTTTTGCTCTTCCGACTTACAAAGAATCTTTTATGAAATTGATGGAAACAGAAATCGATCTGGATTTTAGAAAATTAGACTATTTAGATGCAATGATATGTCTGGGGCTTGAAGAATGA
- a CDS encoding ExeA family protein codes for MYNDYFGFTENPFKITPDPDYIYLSLKHEEAIELIEYGIKNRKGFMTLVGEVGTGKSTIVRYLVRKFSDVYVSLILNPFLTPEELLYSIARDFGIDVSMCFNTGDIYSEMSKFLVDCYKNGKNAIVIIDEAQNLNFESFEMIRQLSNIELENDKLLQILLVGQPELEDVLVKENLRQLNQRISIRAKLTNFDQEDTENYINHRISIAAGIRRYIFDKSSIKKIYSYTRGNPREINQLCDISLMIAMADKKKRVDASITDRAVKSYYLKKSGDGSKLAKIRYTFIIGIVFFFIVAIGIFFFLFPQLNFNSSNRSKDNLISINKNMMDNKSNSKPIQDNFTDNKSESDNKSNEIDNHSSTSLIMIDQKAVSEKNTKDDSANIQSNGSNSKTDAVCLYVKKNVNLRDNPSLKSNVNLILIKNRKYIIDKYEYRGEWVYIDLKKSHGYLYNSENLFILKGCAEDE; via the coding sequence ATGTACAACGACTATTTCGGTTTTACTGAAAATCCTTTTAAGATTACCCCTGATCCAGATTATATTTATCTGTCTTTAAAACATGAGGAAGCTATTGAACTTATAGAATATGGGATAAAGAATAGAAAAGGGTTTATGACTCTTGTGGGGGAAGTGGGTACCGGGAAGTCTACTATTGTGCGATATCTTGTAAGAAAGTTTTCTGATGTTTATGTATCACTTATTTTAAATCCCTTTTTGACTCCGGAGGAGCTTCTTTACAGTATTGCCAGAGATTTTGGTATTGATGTGTCTATGTGTTTTAATACGGGGGATATATATTCAGAGATGAGTAAATTTCTTGTCGATTGTTACAAGAACGGTAAGAATGCGATTGTTATAATTGATGAAGCCCAGAATCTCAATTTTGAATCATTTGAAATGATAAGACAGCTTTCCAATATAGAGCTTGAAAATGACAAACTTTTGCAAATACTTCTTGTGGGACAGCCGGAGCTTGAGGATGTGTTGGTAAAAGAAAACCTAAGACAGTTAAATCAAAGAATATCTATACGGGCAAAGTTAACTAATTTTGATCAGGAAGACACTGAAAATTATATCAATCACAGAATTAGTATTGCAGCTGGGATAAGAAGATATATCTTTGATAAAAGTTCCATAAAAAAGATTTACAGCTATACCAGGGGTAACCCAAGGGAGATAAATCAACTGTGTGATATATCTTTGATGATTGCTATGGCCGATAAAAAAAAGAGGGTGGATGCATCCATTACGGATAGAGCAGTGAAAAGTTATTATTTGAAAAAGAGTGGAGATGGTTCTAAATTAGCTAAAATAAGATATACATTCATAATAGGGATTGTTTTCTTTTTTATTGTTGCTATAGGGATATTCTTTTTTTTATTTCCTCAATTAAACTTTAATAGTTCTAATCGGTCTAAAGACAATTTAATTTCCATAAATAAGAATATGATGGATAATAAATCCAATAGTAAGCCAATACAGGATAATTTCACTGATAATAAAAGTGAATCAGATAATAAAAGTAATGAAATAGATAATCACTCTTCCACATCACTTATAATGATTGATCAAAAAGCTGTTTCTGAAAAAAACACAAAAGATGACTCAGCTAATATTCAGTCAAATGGATCTAACAGTAAAACTGATGCAGTATGTTTATACGTCAAGAAGAACGTAAACTTAAGAGATAATCCTTCATTAAAAAGTAACGTTAATTTAATATTGATAAAAAATAGAAAATATATTATAGATAAATATGAATATAGAGGTGAATGGGTGTATATAGATTTAAAAAAATCTCATGGGTATTTGTATAACAGTGAAAATTTATTTATCTTAAAGGGTTGTGCAGAGGATGAGTGA
- a CDS encoding PulJ/GspJ family protein, whose protein sequence is MKRSFTLMEMIIVIILLGITSTIGVGLLKIVFDGYINAKNLFQLFYEAKFGAERIGRELREAIPHSIVIESGNSTLSFAKFSSGGYYYRAYPSLNKIGTDSGATLNVGDYISIYNTMPTGIYNDKSCDPNDNTSTMYRIDNTTDNITLCKDPVADSPISKFYKFEEVVTFRLNGDKIERCSSSDFKTYPANSNCLTLFNYVRSIRFVYTPDIYDINDQVVDIYLEMSKYGTDLVYKHKVHIRNTP, encoded by the coding sequence ATGAAAAGATCATTTACTTTGATGGAAATGATCATTGTAATAATACTTCTGGGAATAACAAGTACCATCGGAGTGGGTCTACTTAAGATAGTCTTTGATGGATATATCAATGCCAAAAACCTGTTTCAATTATTTTACGAAGCAAAATTTGGCGCCGAAAGGATCGGTAGAGAATTAAGGGAGGCTATTCCACATAGTATAGTAATAGAATCTGGTAATTCCACACTGAGTTTTGCAAAATTTTCTTCTGGGGGATACTATTACAGAGCCTATCCCAGCTTGAATAAAATTGGCACAGATTCAGGTGCAACTCTAAATGTGGGGGACTATATATCGATTTACAACACGATGCCCACTGGAATATATAATGACAAAAGCTGTGATCCAAACGACAACACCTCAACTATGTACAGGATAGACAACACAACGGATAATATCACCCTGTGTAAAGATCCGGTTGCAGACTCCCCCATTTCGAAATTCTATAAATTTGAAGAGGTAGTTACATTCAGGTTAAATGGTGATAAAATTGAAAGGTGTAGCAGCTCAGATTTTAAGACGTATCCTGCCAATTCAAACTGTTTGACCCTGTTTAATTACGTTAGGTCCATCAGATTTGTTTATACTCCAGATATCTATGATATAAACGACCAGGTTGTTGACATTTATCTTGAAATGAGTAAATATGGTACTGACTTAGTTTATAAACACAAGGTACATATTAGAAATACACCTTGA
- the folE2 gene encoding GTP cyclohydrolase FolE2 has product MALADIQSQYDHRNLDIDRVGIKDILYPIVVKDKKNGKQSTVARINMYVRLPHNFKGTHMSRFVEVLNNHRTNIALESFKGILDDLKTVLNSEEAHIEITFPYFIEKIAPVSNLPSLMDYECTFVGISSKDKKDFIVSVKVPVVSLCPCSKEISDYGAHNQRSYVTIKVRYKGMIWIEDLIEVAESSASAPIFSLLKREDEKYITEHSYDNPVFVEDIVRNAANKLLLDDRVTWFEVSSENYESIHNHSAYAVITRDKRGG; this is encoded by the coding sequence GTGGCTTTAGCAGATATACAGAGCCAATATGATCATAGAAATCTTGATATAGATAGGGTGGGTATCAAAGATATTTTGTACCCTATTGTTGTGAAAGATAAAAAAAATGGGAAACAGAGCACGGTAGCCAGAATTAATATGTATGTTAGGCTCCCCCACAATTTTAAGGGAACACATATGTCAAGGTTTGTGGAGGTCCTCAACAATCATAGAACCAATATCGCTCTGGAGTCTTTTAAGGGGATTCTGGACGATTTAAAAACTGTGTTGAATTCCGAAGAGGCTCATATAGAGATTACTTTTCCTTATTTTATTGAAAAAATTGCCCCTGTATCGAATCTGCCTTCACTAATGGACTATGAGTGTACCTTTGTCGGTATTTCATCAAAAGATAAAAAGGATTTTATCGTATCTGTGAAAGTGCCCGTTGTATCTTTATGTCCCTGCTCAAAGGAGATTAGTGATTACGGAGCCCACAACCAGAGAAGCTATGTGACAATAAAAGTAAGATACAAAGGGATGATCTGGATTGAGGATTTGATAGAGGTTGCCGAATCATCCGCAAGTGCTCCTATATTTTCTTTGTTGAAAAGGGAGGATGAAAAGTATATTACAGAGCATTCGTATGACAACCCGGTATTTGTGGAAGATATAGTTAGAAACGCTGCAAATAAATTGCTACTGGATGATAGGGTCACGTGGTTTGAGGTTTCCAGTGAAAACTACGAAAGTATTCATAATCATTCTGCTTACGCTGTTATTACAAGGGATAAGAGAGGGGGATAG
- a CDS encoding tetratricopeptide repeat protein yields the protein MSELANALKKIKQENKKAKFSYGAVKHVGSLTLNKIYFIVLILITILISLYTYFKIPDFDRMVKDYVSVDEDRSMFNKKVAEYEKFKRDNLDSYFYSSLIKKDFTSASNVIERMDNKSAKVEKLKAVLYFAKNDFTMAKSLLESYVQKEKDPTAINLISFIYYSYGDYVKANKMIQKEGLKDGNLLINKGMLAERLGDLRTALEFYEKGLPLIDNDVIKYKVKIKIKSIKLALGIQ from the coding sequence ATGAGTGAATTAGCAAACGCCCTCAAAAAAATTAAACAGGAAAATAAGAAAGCGAAATTCTCCTATGGAGCAGTCAAGCATGTAGGTTCATTAACTTTGAATAAAATATATTTTATAGTTTTAATTTTGATAACTATTTTAATTTCTCTATATACCTACTTTAAAATCCCTGATTTTGATAGGATGGTAAAGGATTATGTAAGCGTGGATGAAGACAGATCTATGTTTAATAAAAAGGTAGCAGAGTATGAAAAGTTTAAAAGAGATAATCTGGATAGCTATTTTTATAGCTCATTGATCAAAAAAGATTTCACTTCTGCTTCAAATGTCATCGAACGAATGGATAATAAAAGTGCAAAGGTAGAAAAGCTTAAGGCTGTTTTATATTTTGCAAAAAACGATTTTACAATGGCAAAATCTCTTCTGGAAAGCTATGTCCAAAAAGAGAAGGATCCCACTGCCATCAATCTAATTTCTTTCATATACTACAGCTACGGAGATTATGTGAAAGCTAATAAAATGATCCAGAAAGAGGGGCTGAAAGATGGAAATCTGTTGATCAACAAGGGGATGTTGGCGGAAAGACTTGGTGACCTCCGGACAGCTTTAGAATTTTATGAAAAAGGGTTACCTTTGATTGATAACGATGTAATTAAGTATAAGGTTAAAATAAAGATTAAATCGATTAAGTTAGCTTTGGGGATTCAATGA
- a CDS encoding PilN domain-containing protein — protein sequence MTKRSINLLPEQYRFDLRKYAAFKIFKSVMLANIIILIAIFSVDKYTQLKMNNMIIEKENKIKEIQKLNQSVLAYETEKKKLEDVISKLTATEKIYTSLFNTNVSYFIDMSRTLDLIKEGIYINKLSYSDGVVNMSAVATNPKSFYHFYKNLENTTYIADKRFYNLTEEGGVYNFSVVIRYRGLNE from the coding sequence ATGACGAAAAGATCTATCAATCTTTTACCAGAACAGTACAGATTTGATCTGAGAAAATATGCGGCCTTTAAGATATTCAAATCTGTCATGCTTGCAAACATTATTATTTTAATAGCGATTTTTTCTGTAGATAAATATACCCAGCTAAAGATGAACAATATGATTATTGAAAAAGAAAATAAGATAAAAGAGATTCAAAAGTTAAACCAATCAGTCCTTGCCTATGAAACAGAGAAGAAAAAGCTTGAGGATGTCATATCAAAATTGACTGCAACAGAAAAGATATATACATCACTTTTTAACACAAACGTTTCATATTTTATCGATATGTCAAGAACATTGGATCTCATCAAGGAAGGTATCTATATAAATAAGCTATCCTATTCTGATGGGGTGGTTAATATGTCAGCGGTTGCAACAAATCCAAAAAGCTTTTATCATTTTTACAAAAACCTTGAAAACACAACCTATATTGCTGATAAAAGATTTTATAACCTTACCGAAGAGGGGGGTGTGTATAATTTTAGTGTTGTTATAAGGTATAGGGGTTTAAATGAGTAG
- the pilQ gene encoding type IV pilus secretin PilQ — MRIWKIFLILMFFSTLVYADLNRLVSLNMKNADVKDVFNALSLISNTNIVVGKGVEGKISVFLDNVTLMDAIKSVTSNADLNYRVENNIVYITKLDNIGQSTITSDNVESYFFKPKYMKLDQFEGIINNFLSSTGGKMVIDNSTGTIIITDTKANLKYLKDLIAKIDQPSQQIMIEAKIVRTTKNAGKDLGIQWGVNVNDRTSKNFPYSVQVGAGADPNRNYIVNLPISDVARAGIGAGVGVTLGNFNNTFVLNAKLNALETKGEAKVVHSPKILTMNNQKAKLESGEEIRFRETKTSTTTTTQEIEIQKDEAKTVLDITPQILNDGNILLNLAVELSEFDWTKSVDNIPAKNKNKAETQVILKDGETLIIGGLKKENVFKNEAAVPLLSKIPLLGALFRNKSSGEELNELLIFVTPKIMREKQN, encoded by the coding sequence ATGAGGATATGGAAGATATTCTTAATTTTAATGTTTTTTAGTACACTTGTGTATGCAGATTTAAATAGACTTGTCTCACTCAATATGAAAAATGCCGATGTGAAAGATGTATTTAATGCCTTATCCTTGATATCAAATACCAATATAGTGGTGGGTAAAGGTGTAGAAGGGAAGATCTCTGTATTTCTTGACAACGTTACTTTGATGGATGCGATAAAAAGCGTTACATCAAATGCAGATTTAAATTATAGGGTGGAAAATAACATTGTATATATAACAAAGCTGGATAATATAGGGCAGAGTACTATTACATCTGATAATGTGGAAAGCTACTTTTTTAAGCCAAAGTATATGAAACTTGATCAGTTTGAGGGGATTATAAATAATTTTCTATCTTCAACCGGCGGTAAAATGGTCATTGATAATTCAACAGGGACTATTATTATTACAGATACAAAAGCAAACCTTAAGTATCTAAAGGATCTTATTGCCAAGATAGATCAGCCATCACAGCAGATTATGATAGAGGCAAAAATTGTGAGAACCACCAAGAATGCAGGTAAAGATCTTGGCATACAATGGGGGGTAAACGTAAACGACCGCACAAGTAAAAATTTCCCATATTCAGTACAGGTGGGGGCAGGTGCCGATCCAAATAGAAATTATATAGTAAATTTACCTATATCTGATGTTGCCAGAGCTGGAATAGGGGCAGGGGTTGGGGTTACTCTTGGTAATTTCAACAATACATTTGTCTTAAATGCGAAGCTTAATGCTCTTGAAACGAAAGGGGAAGCTAAGGTAGTACACAGTCCAAAGATTTTGACGATGAATAACCAGAAGGCAAAGCTTGAAAGTGGTGAAGAGATAAGATTCAGGGAAACCAAAACGAGCACCACAACCACCACTCAGGAAATTGAGATTCAGAAGGATGAAGCTAAAACAGTACTTGATATCACACCACAGATATTAAATGATGGTAATATCCTATTAAATCTTGCTGTGGAGCTTAGTGAGTTTGATTGGACAAAAAGTGTGGATAATATCCCTGCCAAAAATAAAAATAAGGCCGAGACGCAGGTAATCCTAAAAGATGGTGAGACGCTTATCATTGGTGGTTTAAAGAAGGAAAATGTATTTAAAAATGAGGCGGCTGTACCACTACTTAGTAAAATACCCTTACTGGGGGCCCTTTTCAGAAACAAGTCATCCGGTGAGGAGTTGAACGAGCTTTTGATATTTGTAACCCCGAAGATAATGAGAGAAAAGCAGAATTAG
- a CDS encoding pilus assembly FimT family protein: MDKLNKGGWTLIELVIVIVLVGILSLVIVPKISIDDFRKESELNILMGNIRYAQHKSMVSGGGWSIEFQPGSYTIKDESNKVVSLPGGENPVSLKFNLTTTASKCYFDYLGRPDQDDNSSNANLYDNFTINFADMRIILNKAGGIDR, translated from the coding sequence ATGGATAAATTGAATAAAGGTGGTTGGACACTCATTGAGCTTGTGATAGTTATTGTCTTGGTGGGGATCCTTTCCCTTGTGATTGTCCCTAAAATCTCCATCGATGATTTTCGAAAGGAATCTGAGCTTAACATTTTAATGGGAAATATAAGATATGCCCAGCATAAGTCGATGGTATCCGGTGGGGGATGGAGTATAGAATTTCAACCTGGTTCTTATACCATAAAGGATGAATCGAATAAAGTGGTGTCTCTTCCCGGTGGTGAAAACCCAGTTTCTTTAAAATTTAATCTAACTACCACAGCTTCAAAATGTTACTTCGACTACCTTGGTAGGCCTGACCAAGATGACAACAGCAGTAATGCAAATCTATATGACAATTTTACTATTAATTTTGCCGATATGCGGATAATTTTAAATAAAGCTGGCGGAATAGATAGATGA
- a CDS encoding pilus assembly PilX N-terminal domain-containing protein yields MNIGWFINFYNKKKGSTLIFAIFLLLVFSFIGFSLVSMLSGQNISSSEELHSIKAFFLAESGLEIAMVKKQGGTYRLDNATIDVEYNVTEDNNSYLPSKLVTIKATGYSFDMKRKIEAKFRVFE; encoded by the coding sequence ATGAATATAGGATGGTTTATTAATTTTTACAATAAGAAAAAAGGTTCCACCCTTATATTTGCAATTTTTTTACTGTTGGTTTTTTCATTTATAGGGTTTTCACTTGTAAGTATGCTTTCTGGACAGAATATCAGCTCTTCGGAGGAGTTGCATTCCATAAAAGCCTTTTTTCTTGCGGAAAGTGGCTTAGAAATAGCTATGGTGAAAAAACAGGGTGGTACATATAGACTTGACAATGCAACAATAGATGTTGAATATAATGTGACAGAGGATAACAATTCTTATCTACCGTCTAAATTGGTGACAATAAAGGCCACAGGATATTCTTTTGACATGAAAAGAAAGATCGAAGCAAAATTTAGAGTGTTTGAATAA
- a CDS encoding type IV pilus modification PilV family protein → MKKGFTLIEIVIFIVVFSFGVMGIMYVFYNTLGKVFDPTIRLKGVQVAQSVMEEIYGKAWDNDTYYSDNGSIPLSIANIGREEGSDNISNFDDVDDFVKCASGYNCPCSITEYKSEDFGLTPNYKVSIKVSFADIDPNNNIQEVCDNLTDFKLITVTVKHNSIYNNESYTIKFLKGNY, encoded by the coding sequence ATGAAAAAAGGGTTTACTCTCATAGAGATAGTTATCTTTATTGTGGTGTTTTCTTTTGGGGTAATGGGGATCATGTATGTTTTTTACAATACGTTGGGGAAAGTTTTTGATCCCACAATCAGGCTTAAAGGGGTTCAGGTGGCTCAATCGGTGATGGAGGAGATTTATGGAAAAGCCTGGGATAACGATACCTATTATTCCGACAACGGCTCTATTCCTCTATCAATTGCAAATATAGGCAGGGAGGAAGGCTCTGATAATATCTCAAATTTTGATGATGTGGATGATTTTGTGAAATGTGCATCCGGCTATAACTGCCCCTGTTCGATCACTGAATACAAAAGCGAAGATTTTGGCCTTACGCCAAATTATAAAGTGTCCATCAAAGTATCGTTTGCAGATATAGATCCAAATAACAATATACAGGAAGTATGTGACAATCTCACAGATTTTAAATTAATTACTGTGACTGTTAAGCATAATTCAATCTATAATAATGAATCCTATACAATAAAATTTTTAAAAGGTAACTACTGA